Proteins found in one Quercus robur chromosome 2, dhQueRobu3.1, whole genome shotgun sequence genomic segment:
- the LOC126715615 gene encoding formin-like protein 13 isoform X3, producing the protein MALLRKLFFRKPPDGLLEICERVYVFDCCFTTDAWSEDSYKEYIGGIAGQLRDHLPDSQFLVFHFREGHANSEITDILSEYDMTIMDYPRHFEGCPVLTIEVIHHFLKSSESWLASGNVLLMHCERGGWPVLAFMLAALLIYRKLHSGEQKTLDMVYKQAPRELLQLMSPLNPIPSQLRYLQYVSRRNVAFEWPPLDRALTLDCVMLRLIPNFGGQGGCRPIFRVYGQDPFLVADKTPKALYAPKGSKSVRAYKQAECELVKIDINCHIQGDVVVECVCLNDDMEREEMMFRVTFNTAFIRSNILIVNRDEIDILWNAKDQFPKDFRAEILFSEMDAAASIVLGDVSCFEEEGLPMEAFAKVREIFNYVDWLDPKADAALNVLQQELSPRKLWQKKKPTVFENRDNSSLSSSLDIQSLKVAEPHDIQIALQLPSQSDIMFQGMPQSSKSTTVSCKSVQGTPVTPTFGIECQLHDYALSEGAKVTQPAPVPPTVPEPPLAVSHAPESVDTKSVSIAPKTPPPAPPPPPLLTDCSTKTLPSPSPPPPLPPHQLSEPTHSSLTNDIYYKDHSSMVSPPVSVRPPPPPPPPPPHTGQTSGPSISNNNPLLNPPLAPIVTSITRPPPTPPPPPPPTPPLKENIAVRAGHPPPPTPPPPPPPTPPLKENIAVRAGHPLPPTPPPPPPPTPHLKENIAVRAGHPPPPPPPPPHSGQAAGPRIPSSVPPPPPAPIYSSKHSDPASVKSSPVPSVPPPPAPSVKGVPGSLSLGSIGNSSPNGGKGRIISRTISSKSNQAKKLRPLHWMKLTRAMSGSLWAEAQKSGDAAKAPEIDMSELENLFSAAVPTSDHGRKSKSGSAGPKSDKVQLIDHRRAYNCEIMLSKVKVPLHDLMSSVLALEDSALDVDQVENLIKFCPTKEEMELLKGYTGEKEKLGKCEQFFLELMQVPRVESKLRVFSFKIQFHSQVSDLRSSLSAVYSAAEEIKGSVKLKRIMQTVLSLGNALNQGTARGSAIGFRLDSLLKLTDTRAQNKKTTLMHYLCKVLADKLPEVLDFSKDLASLEAASKIQMRILAEEMQAISKGLEKVVQELSTSEIDGPVSENFRKHSICRVVL; encoded by the exons atggcttTGCTACGTAAATTGTTTTTCCGGAAACCACCTGATGGGCTACTTGAGATCTGCGAGCGAGTTTACG TATTTGACTGCTGCTTCACTACTGATGCTTGGAGTGAAGATAGTTATAAGGAATATATTGGTGGGATAGCTGGTCAACTTCGAGATCACTTGCCCGATTCTCAATTTTTGGTATTTCATTTTCGTGAAGGGCATGCAAATAGTGAGATTACTGACATTTTGTCTGAGTATGATATGACCATAATGGACTATCCTCGGCACTTTGAGGGTTGCCCGGTGCTGACGATAGAGGTTATCCATCATTTTCTAAAATCAAGTGAAAGTTGGCTTGCATCTGGGAATGTGCTGTTGATGCACTGTGAACGTGGTGGTTGGCCGGTTTTGGCTTTCATGCTGGCTGCGCTCTTGATCTATAGGAAGTTGCACAGCGGAGAGCAGAAGACCTTAGACATGGTCTACAAGCAGGCTCCCCGTGAGCTTTTGCAATTGATGTCCCCACTGAATCCAATACCTTCTCAGCTGAGGTATTTACAGTATGTCTCGAGGAGGAATGTTGCCTTCGAATGGCCACCATTGGATAGAGCACTCACCTTGGATTGCGTCATGCTCAGATTAATTCCTAATTTTGGTGGACAGGGGGGTTGTCGTCCAATATTTCGTGTATATGGACAGGATCCTTTTCTTGTTGCTGATAAAACCCCCAAAGCTTTATACGCTCCAAAAGGAAGCAAAAGTGTCCGGGCTTACAAGCAG GCAGAATGCGAATTGGTTAAAATAGACATCAATTGCCATATTCAAGGTGATGTTGTGGTTGAGTGTGTTTGTTTGAATGATGACATGGAACGTGAAGAGATGATGTTCCGTGTCACATTTAACACAGCTTTTATTAGGTCTAATATATTGATCGTAAACCGGGATGAAATTGACATATTGTGGAATGCTAAGGATCAATTTCCTAAGGACTTCAGAGCAGAG ATTCTTTTCTCAGAGATGGATGCTGCTGCTTCCATTGTTCTGGGTGATGTCTCGTGCTTTGAGGAGGAGGGCCTTCCCATGGAGGCATTTGCAAAAGTTCGAGAGATCTTCAATTATGTGGACTGGTTAGATCCTAAGGCCGATGCAGCGCTAAATGTGCTCCAGCAGGAGCTAAGTCCTAGAAAGCTCTGGCAGAAAAAGAAGCCCACGGTTTTTGAAAATAGGGATAATAGCTCCTTATCGTCATCCCTGGATATTCAGTCCCTTAAGGTGGCTGAGCCCCATGACATTCAGATTGCACTTCAATTGCCCTCTCAATCTGACATCATGTTCCAAGGGATGCCTCAATCTTCTAAGTCAACCACAGTCTCCTGTAAATCTGTGCAAGGTACACCTGTAACCCCAACTTTTGGTATTGAATGTCAGTTACATGACTATGCCTTATCTGAAGGTGCCAAAGTCACTCAACCTGCACCTGTTCCTCCAACTGTTCCAGAGCCCCCATTGGCAGTTTCACATGCCCCTGAATCTGTTGATACCAAAAGTGTTTCAATTGCACCCAAAACACCTCCACCTGCTCCCCCACCACCACCTCTCTTGACTGATTGTTCTACGAAaactcttccttctccttccccACCTCCTCCATTGCCACCTCATCAACTTTCAGAACCTACGCATTCTTCACTTACCAATGATATTTATTATAAAGATCATTCATCAATGGTTAGCCCACCAGTTAGTGTTAggccacctccacctccaccaccacccccTCCTCATACTGGGCAAACTTCAGGTCCTTCAATCTCCAACAATAATCCATTACTTAATCCTCCTTTAGCTCCTATAGTTACTTCAATAACTAGGCCGCCTCCAactccaccaccacctcctccaCCAACGCCTCCTTTGAAGGAGAATATAGCTGTTAGAGCTGGACATCCTCCACCTCCaactcctccaccacctcctcctcCAACACCTCCTTTGAAGGAGAATATAGCTGTTAGAGCTGGACATCCTCTGCCTCCaactcctccaccacctcctcctcCAACACCTCATTTGAAGGAGAATATAGCTGTTAGAGCTGGAcatcctccacctccacctcctccCCCCCCTCATTCAGGGCAGGCTGCTGGTCCTAGAATTCCATCTTCAGTGCCACCACCTCCTCCTGCCCCCATATATTCATCCAAGCACTCTGACCCTGCATCAGTGAAATCCTCACCTGTTCCATCTGTGCCCCCTCCTCCAGCTCCCTCTGTTAAAGGAGTGCCAGGTTCGCTTTCTCTAGGTAGTATTGGGAATAGTTCTCCCAATGGTGGAAAGGGTCGAATTATTTCACGTACAATAAGTTCAAAGAGTAATCAAGCCAAAAAACTGAGGCCATTGCATTGGATGAAATTAACAAGAGCAATGTCAGGAAGTCTATGGGCTGAGGCACAAAAATCTGGTGATGCTGCCAA GGCTCCAGAGATTGACATGTCAGAGctagagaatcttttctcagcAGCAGTTCCAACTTCAGATCATGGCAGGAAGTCTAAGAGTGGCTCAGCGGGGCCAAAATCAGATAAAGTGCAACTG ATTGACCACAGGCGGGCATATAACTGTGAAATCATGCTTTCAAAGGTGAAAGTGCCATTGCATGACTTAATG AGTTCAGTGCTTGCCCTGGAAGATTCAGCTTTAGATGTGGATCAGGTCGAGAATCTCATAAAGTTCTGTCCAACAAAAGAGGAGATGGAACTACTTAAG GGCTACACgggagaaaaggaaaagttAGGGAAATGTGAACAG TTCTTCTTAGAGTTAATGCAAGTACCACGTGTAGAAAGTAAGCTCAGAGTTTTTTCATTCAAGATTCAGTTCCATTCCCAG GTTTCTGACCTCAGAAGCAGCCTTAGTGCTGTCTACTCTGCTGCAGAAGAG ATCAAGGGTTCTGTCAAACTGAAGAGAATTATGCAGACAGTTCTTTCATTAGGAAATGCTTTGAACCAGGGAACTGCTAGGG gatCTGCCATTGGGTTTAGGTTGGATAGCCTTCTTAAACTTACAGATACACGTGCACAGAACAAGAAGACTACTCTCATGCATTATCTTTGTAAG GTGCTTGCTGATAAATTGCCTGAAGTTCTAGATTTTTCCAAGGACCTTGCTAGCTTAGAGGCTGCATCAAAG ATACAAATGAGAATTTTGGCAGAGGAAATGCAAGCTATAAGCAAAGGATTGGAGAAAGTTGTACAGGAACTGTCCACCTCTGAAATTGATGGTCCTGTATCCGAAAATTTCCGTAAG CACTCAATATGCCGTGTCGTACTTTGA